One genomic segment of Pyruvatibacter mobilis includes these proteins:
- a CDS encoding TetR/AcrR family transcriptional regulator: MTTSTREDLLQSALKLFAEKGFYGASIAQIARELGLTKQALLHHFGTKEKLYGEVLALINDSMTERLAAVPSSAASPEERFEQVFMALYGDGDGASDVARLVMRELMDNVGRADQARSWYLKPFLEMLIKLARDLPGNADRSDGELLAVTYQLLGAINYYALSQTTLEKIFGAQTFGHSQDAFPGALRALIRAAATP; the protein is encoded by the coding sequence GTGACGACATCCACCCGTGAAGACCTGCTCCAGTCGGCCCTCAAGCTCTTTGCGGAAAAGGGGTTTTACGGTGCCAGCATCGCCCAGATCGCCCGCGAACTGGGGCTGACCAAGCAGGCGCTGCTGCACCATTTCGGCACCAAGGAGAAGCTCTATGGGGAGGTGCTGGCGCTCATCAATGACAGCATGACCGAGCGCCTGGCCGCTGTGCCGTCATCCGCGGCCTCGCCGGAGGAACGGTTCGAGCAGGTGTTCATGGCGCTTTACGGCGATGGCGACGGCGCATCAGACGTCGCCCGCCTGGTGATGCGCGAGCTCATGGACAATGTCGGCCGTGCCGACCAGGCCCGATCCTGGTACCTGAAGCCGTTTCTGGAAATGCTGATCAAACTAGCCCGCGACCTGCCCGGCAATGCGGACAGGTCCGACGGCGAACTGCTCGCCGTGACCTACCAGCTTCTGGGCGCGATCAACTATTACGCCCTGTCGCAGACAACGCTTGAAAAGATATTCGGTGCACAGACATTCGGACATTCGCAGGACGCCTTCCCCGGTGCCCTGCGCGCCCTCATCCGTGCCGCGGCGACACCCTGA
- a CDS encoding crotonase/enoyl-CoA hydratase family protein, translating to MSDDAVTLSKADGIATITLNRPAKYNTLMPEVLQGLDAHLRDANLDEDVKVIVLEGAGDSFCGGFDFSNGLEHYGNIQEKDYDPGLDVISVTGQHTSYLQTFMALWRGSKPTIAKVHGYCVGGGSEMALCADLVVASEDARFGTPYSRVWGAHLSGMWIYRLGLAKAKYYALTGEWVSGREAADMDLINFAVPLEELDTTVDELARKLTRIPLTQLATMKLVVNQTYDNMGLQSTQTLGPILDGIMRNTPEGRQFVRDAMAGGVKAAVTRRDGPFGDYSQGKPEDKPRLKSKLGLG from the coding sequence ATGTCAGATGATGCGGTGACGCTGTCAAAGGCGGATGGGATTGCGACCATCACCCTCAACCGGCCGGCAAAGTACAACACGCTGATGCCGGAGGTGCTGCAGGGGCTGGACGCGCATCTGCGCGACGCCAATCTGGACGAGGATGTGAAAGTCATCGTGCTGGAAGGGGCGGGAGACAGTTTTTGCGGCGGGTTCGATTTCTCGAACGGGCTCGAGCATTACGGCAACATCCAGGAGAAGGACTATGATCCCGGCCTGGATGTGATCTCCGTCACCGGTCAGCACACCTCCTATCTGCAGACCTTCATGGCCCTGTGGCGCGGCAGCAAGCCGACCATCGCCAAGGTGCATGGCTATTGCGTGGGCGGCGGGTCGGAGATGGCCCTGTGCGCTGACCTGGTCGTGGCATCTGAGGATGCACGCTTCGGCACGCCCTATTCACGGGTGTGGGGTGCGCATCTGAGCGGCATGTGGATCTACAGGCTGGGTCTTGCCAAGGCCAAGTACTATGCGCTCACCGGTGAATGGGTGAGTGGCCGGGAGGCCGCCGACATGGACCTGATCAATTTCGCCGTGCCGCTCGAGGAGCTGGATACGACGGTGGATGAGCTGGCGCGCAAGCTGACCCGGATCCCGCTGACGCAGCTTGCCACCATGAAGCTGGTGGTGAACCAGACCTACGACAATATGGGCCTGCAGAGCACGCAGACGCTGGGGCCGATCCTTGACGGCATCATGCGCAACACGCCGGAGGGACGGCAGTTCGTGCGTGATGCCATGGCCGGCGGCGTGAAGGCGGCGGTGACACGGCGTGACGGGCCGTTCGGCGATTACAGCCAAGGCAAGCCGGAAGACAAGCCGCGGCTCAAGTCCAAGCTCGGGCTGGGCTGA
- a CDS encoding Hpt domain-containing protein, giving the protein MQPATAHNSCAPVMAENRPIDLVHLSKFTMGRRDLEAEILGLFRQQLAVSLQKLADLAKQPVDDKAWKEAAHTLKGSARGVGAWALADVTAQAEVLTAPDARLAIISDLDTLVLSATGFIDELLEDWQA; this is encoded by the coding sequence ATGCAGCCCGCCACTGCTCACAATTCCTGCGCCCCCGTGATGGCCGAGAACCGGCCGATCGACCTGGTGCACCTCTCCAAGTTCACCATGGGCCGCCGGGACCTCGAAGCCGAGATTCTCGGCCTGTTCCGTCAGCAGCTTGCGGTCAGCCTGCAAAAGCTGGCCGACCTTGCCAAGCAGCCGGTTGATGACAAGGCCTGGAAGGAAGCGGCTCACACGCTGAAGGGGTCCGCCCGCGGCGTCGGTGCCTGGGCACTGGCCGATGTGACCGCGCAGGCCGAAGTGCTGACCGCGCCGGATGCCCGCCTTGCCATCATCAGCGACCTCGACACGCTGGTGCTGTCCGCCACGGGCTTCATCGACGAGCTGCTGGAAGACTGGCAGGCCTGA
- a CDS encoding carboxymuconolactone decarboxylase family protein produces MTDSTHVDGLKREDLAELEGVFQLVEGAMGFLPNSMLIMARKPGLVEAFAGLGLAVQGPSALPDEIKRMAAFMASRAAGCVYCQTHTHHQAANAGISADKLEALWDYETSDLFSEAERSALRVAQSAAQVPNAVTGADMSALKQHFSDEQIVDLVAVISLFGFLNRWNDTFATALEEEPSAHAAAHMAAHGWDAGKHAR; encoded by the coding sequence ATGACGGACAGCACACATGTGGACGGGCTGAAACGCGAGGATCTTGCGGAGCTGGAGGGGGTGTTCCAGCTTGTCGAAGGCGCGATGGGGTTTCTCCCCAATTCCATGCTGATCATGGCACGCAAGCCGGGGCTGGTTGAGGCCTTTGCCGGGCTGGGGCTTGCGGTGCAGGGGCCGTCGGCGCTGCCGGATGAGATCAAGCGCATGGCGGCTTTCATGGCGAGCCGGGCCGCGGGCTGTGTTTATTGCCAGACGCATACGCATCATCAGGCCGCCAATGCGGGCATCAGCGCCGACAAGCTGGAGGCGCTGTGGGACTATGAGACGTCCGACTTGTTCTCTGAGGCGGAGCGGTCGGCGCTGCGGGTGGCGCAATCGGCGGCGCAGGTGCCGAACGCTGTGACGGGGGCTGACATGTCGGCGCTGAAGCAGCATTTCAGCGATGAGCAGATTGTCGATCTGGTGGCGGTCATTTCCCTGTTCGGCTTCCTCAACCGGTGGAACGACACGTTCGCCACGGCGCTTGAGGAGGAGCCGTCGGCCCACGCGGCAGCGCATATGGCGGCGCATGGGTGGGACGCGGGCAAGCACGCCCGCTGA
- a CDS encoding NnrU family protein: MIADPTLNLAAAAACFLGIHIFISGTRLRDGLVRMIGEGPYMGLFSLLSLGAIVWLAMAFNRASEETFTFLWAPAPWWHHFAMTAILVAAILVVLGNVTKSPTAAGGDSALEGGDGNDDGREAGDAARGILRITRHPFLWGVLLWALAHVAMNGDLSSLIFFGAFAVLAFIGPMLIDAKRARKLGDRWDAFAARTSNLPFGAILTGRNKLRLGEIGILWPLVGVGLYLALAFGHEWLFGVSALPVR; the protein is encoded by the coding sequence ATGATTGCGGATCCGACACTCAACCTGGCAGCGGCGGCGGCTTGCTTCCTGGGCATTCACATCTTCATTTCCGGCACGCGCCTGCGCGACGGGCTGGTGCGGATGATCGGCGAGGGGCCCTATATGGGGCTGTTCTCGCTTCTGTCCCTAGGGGCCATCGTGTGGCTGGCCATGGCCTTCAACCGGGCCAGCGAGGAGACCTTCACCTTCCTGTGGGCGCCTGCGCCGTGGTGGCACCACTTCGCCATGACCGCGATCCTGGTGGCGGCGATCCTGGTGGTGCTGGGCAATGTGACCAAGAGCCCGACGGCTGCGGGTGGTGATTCGGCGCTTGAGGGCGGCGACGGCAATGACGACGGCCGGGAAGCGGGGGATGCGGCGCGCGGTATCCTGCGTATCACGCGGCACCCCTTCCTCTGGGGTGTGCTGCTGTGGGCGCTGGCCCATGTGGCGATGAACGGGGATCTCTCGTCGCTGATCTTCTTCGGGGCTTTCGCGGTGCTGGCCTTCATCGGCCCCATGCTGATTGACGCCAAGCGGGCGCGGAAGCTGGGAGACCGGTGGGACGCCTTCGCGGCGCGCACCTCCAACCTGCCATTCGGGGCCATTCTCACCGGGCGCAACAAGCTGCGGCTGGGGGAGATCGGCATTCTGTGGCCGCTGGTGGGTGTCGGGCTCTATCTGGCGCTGGCATTCGGCCATGAATGGCTGTTCGGTGTCAGCGCGTTACCGGTTCGTTAG